The Kiritimatiellia bacterium genome has a window encoding:
- a CDS encoding sigma-70 family RNA polymerase sigma factor, with translation MSIAPPAAGDEALARRAAEGDDAAGAELVRRWVGPLRAYCARRVRPPLDAEDLTQEVLLAVLRRIGRKRSAAPFAPWLFSVARSVVVDAHRALRRRPATIPFDPASPEPVVRRTPAEVAAETDEESQLWREARRTLSARQFEALELRVRWGLDVAAIASAMGLTANHVKVLLFRARQRLLANGAVAAATNCEVRRGAVATAAEAAREG, from the coding sequence GAGGCGCTGGCGCGACGGGCCGCCGAAGGCGATGACGCGGCGGGCGCGGAGCTAGTGCGCCGGTGGGTTGGACCGCTGCGCGCGTACTGCGCGCGGCGCGTCCGCCCCCCGCTCGACGCAGAGGACCTGACGCAGGAAGTGCTGCTCGCCGTGCTGCGGCGGATCGGCCGCAAGCGCAGCGCCGCCCCGTTTGCGCCGTGGCTGTTCTCGGTGGCGCGGTCGGTGGTGGTGGACGCACACCGCGCATTGCGCCGAAGGCCGGCAACCATCCCCTTCGATCCGGCGAGTCCGGAGCCAGTCGTGAGGCGAACGCCCGCGGAGGTGGCCGCGGAAACGGACGAGGAATCGCAGTTGTGGCGCGAGGCGCGGCGGACGCTGTCCGCACGCCAGTTCGAGGCTCTCGAGCTGCGGGTGCGCTGGGGGTTGGATGTTGCCGCCATCGCGTCGGCGATGGGGCTGACCGCGAATCACGTGAAAGTGCTGTTGTTCCGCGCGCGTCAGCGGCTGCTGGCCAACGGCGCGGTGGCCGCCGCGACCAACTGTGAAGTCCGGCGCGGCGCGGTCGCGACGGCCGCTGAAGCGGCACGGGAGGGCTGA